GGCGGCGGCTTCGGCTCGCTCTGTTGCGGTTTCACCCGCAACTCGCGGGAACAGTCTTCGTCGACGCGCAGCACGCCGTGGTAGTTGTGATGACGTAATACGTGCACCGGCCCCGTGAACACGCCACGGCATCGGTCACACGTGCCGACACCGGCGTCGCCCTCGTCGGCAGCGACGCGAATCCACCCATCGCGCGGCAAGCCGGCCTTGATCCATCGGCCTTGCTCCCAGACAGTGGGCGGTCGGGTTCCGCGGGCTTTGCGGGGTGACCTGATTGACCTCATCGACGACCAGCACGGGTTGACCAAAACCCGGGATGGTAGAGCGGCTGTGGCCCGTTATCGCTGAAAAATATCGAAATCAGACTTAAAAAGAACTGTCCACCAGACCCGATGCTGGCATTGCTTGCATGCGCGCTGACACGGTTTTCAGCCCGAGGCGGGGCCGATATCGCACCGGTCAGCCCTTATGATGCGTAGCCTGGCGTGACGAGACTCAAGACGCAAACATTCTCGGCGGTTGAGACGATGCAGCAGATCCATGACACGGCCTACCCAATGCTGCCGGCCGAACTGGGGGAAACGGAACTGGCCACGGTGTTCACCCCGAGCCCGGCCGAAATCCGCTTTGTTGCCGACCAGTATCGGCAAGCGCCCACGCGCGCGCTGATCCTCGTCCAGCTCAAGCTGTACCAGCGGCTGGGCTACTGCCCGCCAGTTTCGGGCGTTCCGACGGCCATCGTGCATCACGTGTGTTCGGTGCTGCGCATCCGCCCACTGCTGCGCAGCGTGCTGGCACGATACGACCGTTCAGGAAGCAAATCCCGCCACCAAAAGCTCCTGCGCGACTTTATCGGCATTCGCACCACGGACGCGCAGACACACGCGTGGCTTGCCGATGTGGCCGCGCACGCGGCGCGCATCAAAACGGAACTGCCTGACATCATCAACGTCCTGATCGAGGAGCTGATCCGGCACCGCTATGAATTGCCGCCGCTGGCCGCGCTGACCAGGATCGCTGCCCACGCCCGCAGTCAGGTCAACGAAACCATCTACCGCACGATCGTCGAGGCGCTGGGGCCCGACCTGATCGTCAGAATCGATGCGCTCTTCGACAACCGTGGCGGGCGCACCGGCTGGGATCAGGTCAAACGGGAACCCAAGCGGCCCGCGCCACGGGAGATCGCCGGGTTCCTCAAGCACATCGAGGCGCTGCGTGTCTTGGCTGATGGCATGCCGGTGGCACCGGAGATCCTCACCGCGCCAAAGTGCACGCAGTTGGTCACGGAAGCGCGCGCCCTGGATGTCCAGGAAATGCGGTCGCTCAAGCCCACCAAGCGCTATGCGTTGGCTGTCCTGTTCATCCTTGCGCAGTTGCAAAAAGCACTGGACGACGTGGCCGAGATCTTCATCAAGACGGTGCGCAACCTGGAACATACGGCCGAATTGCGCCTGCAGCAGTACCAATTAGCGCACGCGGACCAGCTTGAGGCCCTGGTCGGTCAGTTTCGAGACGTGCTCGGTGTGCTGCAGGACGACACGCTGCCGGCGGAAGCCCGTGTCGCGAAGATGCGCGCGGCGCTGGGCGGCGATCCCGATGGGGTACTGACCCGCTGCAATGAACACATCGCCTACGCGGGAAACCATACGTTTCCCTTCATGCTGCGTCCGTATCGGAACCTGCGGGCGCTGCTGTTCCAGTGCCTCGATCTGCTATCGCTCAGGGCCAGCTCGCAAGACGATGCGCTCCTGCGAGCGCTGGACTGGATGCGCAGCTACAGGACCTCGCACCGCGAATACCTGATGCTCAGCGACCGTGACGCGGCCAACCTACCGCTGGGCTGGATACCGGACAAGTGGGAGAAGCCGATTTTCCCGAATGGCAAGAGCGGCCGGCTGATGCACCGCAAGTACTTCGAGCTGTGCGTATTCAGCCAAATCATGCGGGAGTTGAAATCGGGTGACATCTATGTGGAGAACAGTGACCAGTACGACGATCCACGTGTGCACCAGGTGTCGTGGGAGGAGTTCCGGGCGGAACTACCGCGCTACAGCGAGCTGGTCAATTTCCCGGTCGACGGCAAGGCATTCGTCCAGGCGTTGAAAGAAGAATTGGGTACGCTCGCTGACGCGGTGGACTCTGAGTTCCCTGCCAACGACCATGTGGAGATCAGCGAACAGGGGCTCATCCTGCATCGGCTGGAGAAAGATCCCGATCCGCCCAACAAGCTGCTGATCGATCAGGCCATCACCGCGTCGATGCCACCGGTGAGCATTCTGGACATCCTGATCGAGACCGAGCGGTGGCTCGACTTGCACAAGCTGTTCGGTCCGCTGTCGGGGTTCGAAGCCAAGATCGACGATCCGCGCAAGCGGTTCATCACAACGCTGTTCTGTTATGGCTGCAATCTCGGACCGAGCCAGACCGCGCGCTCGGTGAAGAACCTGAGCCGCAAGCAGGTCGCCTGGCTGAATCTGCGACACGTCACCGAGGAGCGCCTGGACAAAGCCATCGTGCAGGTCATCAATGCCTACAACCGGTTCGCTTTGCCGAAGTTCTGGGGTTCCGGCAAGCGGGTGTCGGCCGACGGCACGAAGTGGAACCTCTACGAGCAGAACCTGCTGTCGGAATATCACATCCGGTACGGTGGCTATGGCGGCATCGGTTACTACCATGTCTCCGACATGTACATCGCGCTGTTCAGCCACTTCATTCCCTGCGGCGTGCACGAGGCCGTCTACATCCTGGATGGGTTGCTCAAGAATGCCTCCAGCGTGCAGCCCGACACCGTCCATGGCGACACGCAGGCGCAGAGCGGGCCGGTGTTCGGCTTGGCACATCTACTGGGGATCAACCTGATGCCGCGCATCCGAAACATCAAGGATCTGGTGTTCTACAAGGCCGACCGGCGCCGGCGCTACAAAAACATCGATTCGCTGTTCCGGGGCACCATCGACTGGGCACTGATCGAGCGGCATTTCCCGGACATGCTGCGCGTGGCCATCTCGATTAAGGTCGGCCGTATGACGCCGTCGACGATCCTCCGGCGCCTCGGCTCCGAGAGCCGCAAGAACAAGCTGTACTTCGCTTTCCGAGAGTTGGGCCGCGTCATCCGTACGATGTTCCTGCTGAAGTACATCAGCAACCCCGACATGCGACGGGCCATCCATGCGGCCACCAACAAGAGCGAGCAGTTCAACGACTACGCGCAGTGGCTGATGTTCGGGGGAGAGGGCGTCATCGCCGAGAACATCCGGCACGAGCAGCGCAAGGTCATCAAGTACAACCAACTCGTGGCCAACATGGTCATCCTGTACAACGTGCAGTGGATGTCGCGCAAGCTCAAGGAGCTTCAGGAGAAGGGGTTGCCGATCGACGCCGAAGTGCTGAAGGTGCTGTCGCCTTACCGGAAGGACCACATCAACCGGTTCGGCGATTACTTGATGGACCTGCACAAGAAGGTGCCGCCGCTTGATCCGACGATCGATTTCTCTTTCAAATCAGCCGCTTAGACTCATTCTGGCGGAAATTTTACGAATCCCGGCCGACCCTCAATATCCGCCAGTTCCGACGCCCATCGCTTGTAGCGAATGAATGTAGACGGCTTCAATGCAGCGAGCCTTTCCATCGGACCCGAGTCCGAGACCACGACCGCGCTGACGATGCCATCGCCCAAGAGCGAGGCAATGCCGTAGTCCTCAAGCTCCGCGCTCTCATCGTTGAGCAGCCTACTTGGGGCTCGTTTGCCTGGAAGGGTAGTTCCCAAGCCGGCCCAAATGATATCTATCGTCAGGCCCGCAGCAAGGAATGCCGCGAAGGCTAGCTTTTTCATCGTGACTGACTCCGTTATCTGTTACCTCGGAGATGCGGTACGCGACCTTGTATCTCGATTGCAGGTGGGTGATCTGCATAGCCAAGCATCACGCAAACGCTCCCCACCTCAAGGAGATACAGATGAATGAAGCCCTTCCCACCAAGCACGAACTTCGCCGTCAGATGCATGAAGCGCTGGGCAGTTGGCTGTATGCCCGTCGCGCGACGAGTAAAACCAAGCAGGAGCGAGCCGAACACGTCCTCGACTACCGTCGCCGGCGGAATCAGCTTGCGGCAGGGATGTACCGCGAGGAAGTCAATGCACGCGGGAATACCGTCCATCGCGATCTGGATGCGGATCTGGCGCTCGGGTTTGTTGGCCGGGATCGATACGTGTATGACAGCAAACTCTGCGGCGCCGGCTGGCAACAGTACGACACCGACCAGGATGCCCCTTACTTCGGGTGCTGGGTCAACCTCGAAAAGCGTTGGACCATGTGCTACGCCGAAGGCGACCGGATTCTGGTGAAATGCCCCAGCGAGGAATCGCTGAAGGCCGAGCTCGCCGACATGGATCGGTTCTATGGCCGGGCTCCTGCCGCGTTCACCTTGTTTGCCTCCGGTGGGCAGGTAACCCAGCTCGTATGCGAACGACCATCGGTCACACCCTGATCCGTCAAGCCTCTACGCCCCCGTGTTATTCACGGGGGTTTTGTTTTTCTGCGGGCCATTAGCTGACGCTGTGAGCCATACCCGATCACAGACCAACGCAAAGGAGGCTTTCGTGATCACCTGGCCTGACCTCAGGATTCCCCCCATCAACCTCTGGAATGCCCCCAGGGTGCAGCTCCCCAGCACCGTTCCCACACATAGGGCGCAACCGACCAACGGGCACCGAGGGCAGTTTCGCCCCGTCACTGCGGAGATCCAACAGCTGCTCAAAGCCCGATGACCTGCCATATCAATGAACTGCACCACCGACGCCCTGGCTAGCAAGACAGCCGGGGCGTTTCCTTTTCCATCCACCCCATAGCCCCGTCACCAGCTGCCGCCTTCTGCCCTATGCGCACTGCGCATTGCGTGCGCTGGCCGTGGATACCCGACCCGCCTCCGCGTCCTGCCCGACCTCCCACCGCTCACCAGGTTACAGCCACCTGGTGGTCATCACCTGGCGTACGGCCATCGCAAGTGGCTCCTTTCAACCTCAGGAGATGACACATGAGCAAGCAATTGGAAACAATGGAGATTCGGACTCTCGGCGAGAGGCGCGGCAACCCACGCCTCTGGATCGATGGGGACCAAGCCATGAGGGGAGGTTTTGCCCCGGGCGTGGAGTTCAACCCCAAGGTCGACAAGGAACGGTGCATGCTCACACTCGAAGTCGTTACGAGCGGCGGCGAGCGTGTGGTTTCCAAGAAGATCGTCCGCGATCGTGAGATCCCGGTAATCGACATCAACAACAGCGACCTTCTCGGGATGTTCGTGAAGCTGGGTTTGACGGCAGTTCGCATCGTCGTCAAGTACCATCGGATCTTCATCCTACCCATCGCCTCGGAGCTCCGTGCCATGGAGCGCCTGGAGCGCCTGAAGGCAAAGCTCGATGCAGGTGAGCCGTTGCTGATTGGCTCGTTCTCCGCTGGCATTGGCATCCTGGATCGTGCTGCGCACGAGGGGCTGGAAGCGGCGGGCGTCGCATCCAGGCTTGCAGTTGCCAACGAGATCCGAGCGGATTGCATGGCGCATGCCGTCGAGCGCAACCCTGTCTACGATGCCAAGACGATTTTGCTCACGGCACCGATGCAGGAGGTGGTGTTCGATTCGTGGCTAATGTCCCAGCTTCCGAAGCTGGACGGCATCGTCATTGGAATTCCGTGCAGCGGAGCATCCAGCGCAGGGCGAAGTAAGCTCAAGCTGACGCATCCCGAAGACCATCCTGACGTCGGCCATCTGGTCGTTCCGTTCCTCGCGGCCGTGGCTCAGACGTCGCCGGCGTTCGTGGTAATCGAGTGCGTGCCAAACTGGCTGAAAACGGCTTCCGCCTCCATTTCGCGATCGATGCTGAGGGATCTCGGCTACGTTGTTCACGAGACTGTGCTCAATGCCGCGGACTTCAACATGCTCGAGCATCGGCAGCGGATGGCTATGGTCGCGGTCACCAACCCACTGTCATTCGACTTTGACATGGTGGAGGTGCCTGTTCCCCAGGAGCATTGCTTCGCCGAAATCATGGACGACGTGCCGCTTGACGACAAATCGTGGAGCCGTCTTGACTACCTGAAGGAGAAGGAAATTCGCGACAAAGCCGCTAATAAGGGCTTTAGCATGACGGTGATCGATGGCACCGCAACCAAGCTACCAACCCTGAACAAGACGCTCGCGAAGCGCCAAAGCACGGGGACGTTCATTCAACATCCGATCGATCCCGACCTGCTGCGTATCCCTACGGTGGCCGAACATGGTCGCGCGAAGGGAATCTGGACGGAAATGGTGGATGGAACCACGCAGACGTTTGGACACGAAGTTTGTGGCCAGGCCATCAGCGTGCCGCCGTGGATTGCTGTCTTCAAAGCAATCGGCAAGACGCTCATCTCCTTCAAGGAGAGCGCAACGCTGACGTTCTCATCCTTCGTCAGGCCCGAGCTGAAAGCCGCTTAACCCCCACGCCACCGACTACACATCGGTGGCGTTTTTCTTTTGGGAGGGTTGGTTCAACGGGGCCCGGCAAGCCCCGCGTGGGTTTGGCGCCAGAAGGACGCCGCAGCGACGATTGAACGCTGATAGTTCGCTTCCGCAACGAGCGCCGCGGCGCGATCGGGAGCTTCATAGCGTGCATGGGTAGCGTCCGCATCCATCGCTGCGGCAGCCACAGTGCGAGCGGCACACGCTTCCTCTGCGAGGTGCTCGACGAGCTCCCAAACCAGCGACCTATGTCGCGGTCTGCCGGTGCCAATGATTCTGCCCTGCGCATCCACGAGTTCAACCCAGTCGATCGCCCCTGCAGTCTCGTCCTCGTCAAGCGTTGCGGCGAGATGCTCCGCCCACAGAAACTCGACGCGCTCGGCCGTCAGGACTCGCCGCGCTGACTCCAATGTCGCACCCTGAATACTGATCAAGGCCCTTGCTTTGCGCGAAAGGTTGGCCGCGCTCGAGTGCTGCCCAAATGTGGCGACATCGACGAAACCATGAACTCGAATCCACCGGCCCACGGCTTTCAGCCTGGCCTCAAGTTGGGCAAGTGCATTCTGTGCGGACACATCGTCGCGCCCCAGCGTCGCCTTGCCGCGAACCAGAGCCGACAGAAGGTGATACTCAACCCTCTCTCTAA
The sequence above is a segment of the Cupriavidus pauculus genome. Coding sequences within it:
- a CDS encoding DNA cytosine methyltransferase; the protein is MSKQLETMEIRTLGERRGNPRLWIDGDQAMRGGFAPGVEFNPKVDKERCMLTLEVVTSGGERVVSKKIVRDREIPVIDINNSDLLGMFVKLGLTAVRIVVKYHRIFILPIASELRAMERLERLKAKLDAGEPLLIGSFSAGIGILDRAAHEGLEAAGVASRLAVANEIRADCMAHAVERNPVYDAKTILLTAPMQEVVFDSWLMSQLPKLDGIVIGIPCSGASSAGRSKLKLTHPEDHPDVGHLVVPFLAAVAQTSPAFVVIECVPNWLKTASASISRSMLRDLGYVVHETVLNAADFNMLEHRQRMAMVAVTNPLSFDFDMVEVPVPQEHCFAEIMDDVPLDDKSWSRLDYLKEKEIRDKAANKGFSMTVIDGTATKLPTLNKTLAKRQSTGTFIQHPIDPDLLRIPTVAEHGRAKGIWTEMVDGTTQTFGHEVCGQAISVPPWIAVFKAIGKTLISFKESATLTFSSFVRPELKAA
- a CDS encoding Tn3 family transposase, coding for MQQIHDTAYPMLPAELGETELATVFTPSPAEIRFVADQYRQAPTRALILVQLKLYQRLGYCPPVSGVPTAIVHHVCSVLRIRPLLRSVLARYDRSGSKSRHQKLLRDFIGIRTTDAQTHAWLADVAAHAARIKTELPDIINVLIEELIRHRYELPPLAALTRIAAHARSQVNETIYRTIVEALGPDLIVRIDALFDNRGGRTGWDQVKREPKRPAPREIAGFLKHIEALRVLADGMPVAPEILTAPKCTQLVTEARALDVQEMRSLKPTKRYALAVLFILAQLQKALDDVAEIFIKTVRNLEHTAELRLQQYQLAHADQLEALVGQFRDVLGVLQDDTLPAEARVAKMRAALGGDPDGVLTRCNEHIAYAGNHTFPFMLRPYRNLRALLFQCLDLLSLRASSQDDALLRALDWMRSYRTSHREYLMLSDRDAANLPLGWIPDKWEKPIFPNGKSGRLMHRKYFELCVFSQIMRELKSGDIYVENSDQYDDPRVHQVSWEEFRAELPRYSELVNFPVDGKAFVQALKEELGTLADAVDSEFPANDHVEISEQGLILHRLEKDPDPPNKLLIDQAITASMPPVSILDILIETERWLDLHKLFGPLSGFEAKIDDPRKRFITTLFCYGCNLGPSQTARSVKNLSRKQVAWLNLRHVTEERLDKAIVQVINAYNRFALPKFWGSGKRVSADGTKWNLYEQNLLSEYHIRYGGYGGIGYYHVSDMYIALFSHFIPCGVHEAVYILDGLLKNASSVQPDTVHGDTQAQSGPVFGLAHLLGINLMPRIRNIKDLVFYKADRRRRYKNIDSLFRGTIDWALIERHFPDMLRVAISIKVGRMTPSTILRRLGSESRKNKLYFAFRELGRVIRTMFLLKYISNPDMRRAIHAATNKSEQFNDYAQWLMFGGEGVIAENIRHEQRKVIKYNQLVANMVILYNVQWMSRKLKELQEKGLPIDAEVLKVLSPYRKDHINRFGDYLMDLHKKVPPLDPTIDFSFKSAA